AGTGTGGCAGCTGATGTTGTAGCGCTGCAGTCGCGTCAAGGGGAGTTGGTAAAAAGTGCTGCAGAATCCGGCGCAAGACTAAAAACTCATTTAGAGAACTTACAGTTTACTATCACCAAGCAGCAACAAGCCTTACGTGCTGGCGTTAGCACACTAAATACCGGTGTTAATACCCTTTCGCCTAATCTAGTGTCGGCACTCAATGGCTACACGACATTGTCCCGCGGTTCAGTGCAGCTATCAAATGGCGCAGCAGTGCTGACGCAGGGACTGGCCGATGCGCGATCTGGTAGTAGCCGGCTATCATCTGGTGTAAAACAGCTAACAGTAAACTCTGGTGCTCTTACGGATGGTTCAGCGCAGCTCGCATCTGCTACAAGCGAATTGTCCGGTAAATTGGCCAAAGCAGCAAATCAGCTTGCATTGCAACCAACAGGCGATCAGACGGTGCGGCAAATCGTATCACCCGTTGCCGCCAATCATCACGTGCAGGGTGACGTGCCAAACTATGGTAACGCGCTGTCACCGTACGTACTATCACTTGGGCTATTTGTCGGTGCGTTGGCATTTTGCGTAATTTATCCGATTCGCGGATTTTATAGTATGCCGAAAAATGCACGTTCGTGGTGGTTGGCAAAAATATCGGTGCTGGCACTTGAGAGCGTGGCGCAAGCATTGGTGCTTGACGCGGTGATGGTATTTGGGTTGGGACTTCATGTAGCACACCCGGCACAATTTGTCGGATTGTCAATTGTAACATCGCTAACCTTTATGTCAATCGTGGCGCTACTCGCGATTGCGCTTGATAACGTTGGGCGTTTCTTGGCGATGTTGCTACTTGTATTACAGCTTGGCTCTGCTGAAGGTGTTTTTCCGATCAGTCTATCGCCTGCTCTGTTCCAAGCAATTAATCCGTTTGTGCCGATGACGTATTCAATCCGCGCTTTTCGCGAAGCAATATCTGGCGGCTTAGGGCAGGACATGTTTTGGCAAAGTATATCGATACTAACAATATTTTTAGTGGCAGCGAATATATTACTAGTTGTATTTTTACGTTGTCACGGCATGAAGCATTTTAAGCATGAGGCAACGCAGGCGTCGTGACGTTACTGCTTGACTAGTTATAGTACCTTGTATAAACTATTACTTATAGTAATAGCAATAAATGAAAGGTACTTCATGAGACGAATTGACATCATCAAGCGTGCCGGTCGAAATCTGAGGCATGCACGTATGCGTACCATCCTCACTGTTCTCGCGATCAGCGTCGGCGGTTTCGCAATTACGGTGAGCTTGATGGCCGGCGAAGGTGCGCGGCAATATATTGACCGTATTATCGCGAATAATATCAATCCTAAGGGGCTAATTATTACTAAAGATAAAAAGCTTGTCGCAGGAGGAGCGACAACGGGTGCGGCGTCGAATTTGCGCGAGTA
This portion of the TM7 phylum sp. oral taxon 349 genome encodes:
- a CDS encoding YhgE/Pip domain-containing protein, with the translated sequence MTERIRAKLRDRRDAVRAEWANLRHNRMLLISCIALSIIPILYGGFFLGSVWDPYGSTEHLPVAVVNEDQGAVLNGNFVQIGQQTVDNLKHNHSMKWEFVSADEATKGLNDGAYYMRITIPRDFSAKAATVTTSSPQQSVVEYTTTPSRNFVGSVISNQAAQQVVRSVSAKVSTAYVSAVMAQVGELGTGLSQASAGAAALHGGSDRLAGGLAAYTRGVGQLSAGADSLQNGLSQLHAGSVALTDGLLQLQKRLPAKNQVDQLIAGTKQVQNGMNTLAAQVSANNPEAVKLAAEITKESQMLTSNLTQLSVTLAPLDPAQCPVYITNSAASFSKVECKLAALKQRVAAVGVGAAAEVDSVAADVVALQSRQGELVKSAAESGARLKTHLENLQFTITKQQQALRAGVSTLNTGVNTLSPNLVSALNGYTTLSRGSVQLSNGAAVLTQGLADARSGSSRLSSGVKQLTVNSGALTDGSAQLASATSELSGKLAKAANQLALQPTGDQTVRQIVSPVAANHHVQGDVPNYGNALSPYVLSLGLFVGALAFCVIYPIRGFYSMPKNARSWWLAKISVLALESVAQALVLDAVMVFGLGLHVAHPAQFVGLSIVTSLTFMSIVALLAIALDNVGRFLAMLLLVLQLGSAEGVFPISLSPALFQAINPFVPMTYSIRAFREAISGGLGQDMFWQSISILTIFLVAANILLVVFLRCHGMKHFKHEATQAS